One Clostridium estertheticum DNA segment encodes these proteins:
- a CDS encoding ATPase yields the protein MQTSSLSLYNPNNLTREELVDRFVIRKKEFQKIYKDIVDSDMKYPEQHYIIEAQRGYGKTTLLKRLYFEIKRYSELKARLIPVILPEEQYNIRRLFKLWEVTAQHLEMESDEFIGLYDEMDKYSKQDDYEDICFKILEGKLQEKNRKLILLIDNIEGILKKFKIYEQQKLREILLTSAEIRIIGASSEILGFTYDYNKPFYDFFKQIKLKGLNAEETVEYLKKLGEIFNEKDIDVILKNNRGKIEALRRLTGGVPRIMILIFDIFIDNSAPVFKELEILIDRVTPIYKHTMDRLSPVQQEIVDVIALSWDPVTTKEIGDKIRMQSKEVSAQLNQLEKSGVINKIPVNKKNYMYQIKERFFNIWYLMRFGGKKEKYKVQWLVDFIETWCSREELEEKAYSYPMAENLARINISSDDFDIIYTLAQNLLWNDQIEESLEKAQLFLQLANNIDKYNKYINEYFIFLMARKQYNSLFKLFNENEFMLKDKYKPTYYAIMYFMKNQNEQFEIEYRKVGEELEETVEEIIEEVKKREERYR from the coding sequence TTGCAAACTAGTAGTTTAAGCCTTTATAATCCCAATAATTTAACCCGGGAAGAATTAGTAGATAGATTTGTAATTAGAAAAAAAGAATTTCAAAAAATTTACAAAGACATAGTGGATTCTGACATGAAGTACCCAGAGCAGCATTATATTATAGAAGCTCAAAGAGGCTATGGTAAAACTACCCTGCTAAAAAGATTATACTTTGAAATAAAAAGATATAGTGAATTAAAAGCAAGGCTTATTCCAGTTATTCTACCAGAGGAGCAATACAATATACGTAGACTATTTAAACTTTGGGAGGTAACGGCGCAGCATCTTGAAATGGAAAGTGATGAATTTATAGGGCTTTATGATGAAATGGATAAATACTCAAAGCAAGATGACTATGAAGATATTTGCTTTAAAATTCTTGAGGGAAAACTTCAAGAAAAAAATAGAAAATTAATACTTCTAATAGATAACATTGAAGGTATTCTAAAGAAGTTTAAAATCTATGAGCAGCAAAAACTTAGAGAAATTCTCTTAACTTCTGCTGAAATTCGAATTATAGGAGCATCTTCAGAGATCTTAGGGTTTACTTATGATTACAATAAGCCCTTTTATGACTTCTTTAAGCAGATTAAATTAAAAGGATTAAATGCAGAAGAAACTGTGGAATATCTTAAAAAATTAGGTGAGATTTTCAATGAAAAAGATATAGATGTGATACTTAAAAATAATCGTGGGAAAATAGAAGCTTTAAGGCGATTAACCGGTGGTGTGCCAAGAATCATGATATTAATTTTTGATATTTTTATAGATAATAGTGCACCTGTGTTTAAAGAACTAGAAATATTAATAGATAGGGTAACACCTATTTATAAACATACAATGGATAGGTTATCTCCAGTGCAGCAGGAAATTGTTGATGTTATAGCTTTAAGTTGGGATCCCGTAACCACAAAAGAAATAGGGGACAAAATAAGAATGCAAAGCAAAGAAGTATCAGCACAGCTAAATCAATTAGAAAAAAGTGGAGTAATAAACAAAATACCTGTAAACAAGAAAAATTATATGTACCAAATCAAAGAAAGATTTTTTAATATATGGTATCTAATGAGGTTTGGAGGAAAAAAAGAAAAATATAAGGTGCAATGGCTTGTAGATTTTATTGAAACTTGGTGCAGCAGAGAAGAACTAGAGGAAAAAGCATATTCCTATCCTATGGCTGAAAATCTTGCAAGAATAAATATATCTAGTGATGATTTTGATATTATCTATACTTTAGCCCAAAACTTACTTTGGAATGATCAAATAGAAGAATCCTTAGAAAAAGCTCAGTTATTTTTGCAATTAGCTAATAATATTGATAAATATAATAAGTATATTAATGAATATTTCATATTCTTAATGGCTAGAAAACAATATAATTCATTATTTAAACTTTTTAATGAAAATGAATTTATGCTAAAGGATAAATATAAGCCTACTTATTATGCGATAATGTACTTTATGAAAAATCAGAATGAACAATTTGAAATTGAGTATAGGAAGGTGGGTGAAGAATTAGAGGAAACTGTTGAAGAAATTATTGAAGAAGTTAAGAAGCGGGAAGAAAGATATAGGTAA